The stretch of DNA TAGACCCAAGCTCCGCCCACCCAAGCGCGGCTCACCATCAGGTGCTCCGCGTCCGACGGGCAGGCCGCGGCGCCGCTGGACGGCGCTGCACTCGAAGGGGTCCGCGTCGGGTGCGGTGAGGCACCTTGCAGGGCGGGGCCAACGGACCGGAAGGTGACGTGCTGGTACCCAGATGCGGATGCGGTGGAACCAGCTCTTGCGTGCATGGGCGCACGCCAGTAGCATCGAGGTGACTTACCACAGTTCCTCGAAGGCCATCAGCCACTCTCCCGACCAGGGGGCGGTTGGTGGCTTTTCTGGTTCTACCGTCGTGATGACGGTGATTCATGAGGTGAAGCGTGTTCCTTTCACAAGTTGGTGCGCCGCCAAACGCCGCGGACGTCGGTTCGCTCGATCAGACCCGACCTACGTAGCCCGCTGATCGCTTGCGCGATCTGGGTCGCGGTGCATTCGATTCCTCGCGCCTGCAGCGTCGCCCGGATAACTCCGGTTGCGGTGCCTTCTGCGGTGACCAACCGCAGAACGCGTTGCCGCAGCGGCATGCGTGCGAGCGAGGTGGCTCCCGGTGAGCCTCGATCCAAGCGCAGCCGTTCTGCTTCCCAGGACTCGGGCCCCGGGTCGCCGCCTTGCTCGGTGACAGCGCGCTGCAACTCCGCCGCAACGCTCATGAGCGTGCGGATCGTCTCGGCCACATGACCGAGTCGTTCCTCCTGCTCATGCACGTCGTGCATCGTTCGCGCTTTCACGGTCTCCACGATTGCTTGTTGCATGAGTTGTGTGAAGGGGCTGCGCAGTGAAAGCCGCACGTCCTGGACCGCTTTGTGTAGCACCACAGATCCTGAGAGCACGGCCTGTAGTCGAAGCCCGAGGATGCTGTGGCGGAGGAGCCGGGCGTAGTCCGACGGCTGCAACCAACGTTCGCCTTTGCGCAGGTTGTTGAACTGATCTTCGCTAAGACCAAGGTCTCGGCGGAGGGCGACCCGAAGCGCTGCAGTCTCGTGTCTGCTGCCTGAAACGTTGAGACGCTGCTCCGCCTGGCGGATGTATTGCACTACAACTCCGACCGCTTGGAACTCCGACCCGATGGCTTCGCAGCGCTCGCACCACGGATCGAGGCAGGGCCACTGCACCCGATGGTGCAGGGCAACCTCGAAGGGCCACCCACCTTGTTCCATCGCGCCAGTCTGCCAGCAACACGACAACAACACGCAACAAATCACGCATCAAGGACTCGGAGCCGTTGTTGTCCACAACAATCAGTGGAACGGACTGCCGCACGCAGGCACACGCCAGCGAGCAGCCCGCTTGACCGACCAATCGGTGCGAACGGCAGCCCGCAATCTCCAACGGATCCGTGCAGATTCGTGCTTGGACGGCCCCGGGCACGAGCAGCTTTGCTCGGTGTCGTCGTTCTCGCGCGGTCCCGTGCCTTGATCGCGCCCCGGAAGCTGATTACTAGGCGCCGTCGCGTGCGACGGTGAAATACGCGCGACACTCCGACTGGGACCCGGCGCACGGAGCGTACATCGATGCTGCCGAGCCGCTCGGCTCCTCCCGCAACTCAACCGCATCGGCGCACAGCGCCGGAGCGTCGTCAGAGTCGTTGTACTCGCGCCTCAATCGGACGGTGTGGACCATCGCTCACCGATCCTGACCCGGTCGATCAGGTCCGCGAACTCCAGCCAGCGGTCCTTATCGGCATCCGTTACCGCGAAGGACGCCAGAAAGGGCGTGCCGTCAACCAGAGGCTGCGCCTCGACCAGCCGGTCCACCACAGTGATCTCTTGCGTGGCCTCGTCATCGGCCTTCGCCGTGTCGCACAGATAGACCTGCAGCACCACTAGGTCGACAGCCACGACTGTCGCGCTGTCGCCGGTACCAATGGGCCAGAACAAGACACCGCGGGCAGCCCGTCGAAAGCGCGCGGTTTGTCTCGCCGCCGTTCGAGTTCCTCGAGAGCGGTCTCGCCACCTAGGAGCTATGAAGAACGACGACGACTTCCCGCTCATGGCCAAGCTGGTGATGTCGCAATACCGGCTCGAGACGCTCCACCCCTTCAGCGACGGCAACCGACGCGGCGGCCGGCTCATCGTGACCCTCCGACTGCTCATCGCTAAGGAGATCGATTACCCGATCTCGAGCATATCGGCCTACCTCGAGCGAAGGCGGGAGGCTTACATCGACGCTCCTCGTTGGGCGTCCGCGGCCAGTGACTTCGACCCGTGGATCGTCATGTTTTGCATCGCTGTTCACGAGCGTTCCCGCGCGGCGCTCCAGGTGATCGACGTGCTGCTCAGCTACCGCGACCCGGCCATGTCGAAAGCCGATCACGAGGGTATCCGGGAAATCACCGCAGAGGTCGCCAACGTGGTGGTGGGGCAGCCCTTCAACTCCATCACCGCGTTCGCTGAGGCCCGGACATTGCGTACAACACGACCCGACGCCTCATCCAGAAGCTGGAGCGCCTCGATGTGCCGCAGGAGGTGACAGGCGGCAACTACAAGAAGGTCCGCGTCGCCCGCGAAGTCACGTGCATCATCAGCCTGCTGTGACGACCTCTCGTCCCGCGGGCGCTACTCAGCCCGTAGGGCTTCGAACTAAAGACAAAGCAGCGGGTGCGCACTGTAGTCAGTGCGCACCCGTGCCGACCGTATTACATCCCAGCTCCGAAAAGCGAAGGCGCCCATCGGGGCCCTAAGAAGTATGCGATACGTACGGTTACAAATGCTTCCGTGGGTATCATCCTCGATCATCAGCTCGCCGATCGTGCACGCCTAATCTCCCGCCCCGCAAAACCGAACCTTCGCGGAAGTCCGTTGCTACATGCGATATCTTTCGGCCCGATCTGACCGGACGAGTCGACGAACGGACGAACGGACGAACGGACGAACGGACGAACGGACGAACGCACGAACGCAGCGACATGGCTCGATCACGGGTCAATGAGCGCAGCCATCCGGCGAGTCGACGACTTCGCCACGTGACTGACCCAGTTAGTTCAGAAACGCCATCAAATTGTCACGTCGGCGCTTGATGCGGCTTTCAAGCATCATGGACTCTGCGGGACCTGTAAACTTATCGATTGCCCGCCACAGCGCATGCGAGGGCTCCCCGACAAGTTTGGGCTGCAAAATTGCCATCAACTCCGTGAGCTGTCCCTGAGGGAATTTGAATGACAGCGTGCCCGCCAAATTTGGTCCCGAGACCTCCAGGAGCGCGAGCGCGGCCTCCTCGGGCGTGAGCTTGTCAAGCAGTTGCTGATATACGGGTTTTGCGTTCTGCCCGATACCGGTCCGACGCCCGAGGAACACATCCACCAGCACCGCAACGTACCGTTCGCGAACACCGGCCGGTACTTCCTGATCGCCGATGTAGTCCTGGATCTGCTTTGCGATGGGTGGTTCGTTGTAAAAGTTGTCGTAAGCCTCATGCGCGCCGAGCAGGCGGTCCACAAGAACCGCGATTTCCGCGACCCGTACCTCCGTTGGCAGGTAGGAGGCCCCTCCGACGGTCTCCAAAAACTCGCGTGCCAGAGAAGCCTGCTGAACGTCGAGGTTTGCCTTGAACCTCATGTACTTTACGCCGAATGTTGCTCGGGTCTTCTCCGGGATGTGCGGCCAGAGGTACGGCACGAGCAGCCGGATGTTGTCTCGTGCTGAGGTTGTCGAGTCGGGACGAGAATAGATTCCGAACAGGCCGTTAGCGAGAGCGGTCACTTGTTCAAACCGAAGCGCGGCGAACAGCGACTCGTATCCCGCAGCATCAGTCCTCGTCACCTTCTCTTCGCGGACGTTCCGCAACAGTCGCGAGGTGTCAACCATTGTCTGCGACTCGGGGAGGAGGATAACCTCGGCGATGCAGGTCTGTACGTAACCGAGAAGCTGGAATGGCTTTAATTCATGCTGATTCGGATGCGCAGCACTCGCATGGTTTCGCATGAATCGAACGACGTCGAGTTGGCGTTGGCCGACTGCGGAGATGAATCCCACTGTGGCTGCGGCACGGATCAGCTCGTCGTCCGTTATCTTTGCGAGGTCCTCGGGGTCCTGCAAATCCTTTCGCTTCTCTGGATCAGAAATGGCAAGGTCGAAGA from Curtobacterium sp. SGAir0471 encodes:
- a CDS encoding Fic family protein, which translates into the protein MKNDDDFPLMAKLVMSQYRLETLHPFSDGNRRGGRLIVTLRLLIAKEIDYPISSISAYLERRREAYIDAPRWASAASDFDPWIVMFCIAVHERSRAALQVIDVLLSYRDPAMSKADHEGIREITAEVANVVVGQPFNSITAFAEARTLRTTRPDASSRSWSASMCRRR